A genome region from Apus apus isolate bApuApu2 chromosome 2, bApuApu2.pri.cur, whole genome shotgun sequence includes the following:
- the MSC gene encoding musculin — MSTGSGSEAEELPEMDLRALQLDYPPPPAKRQPRGELYPSGDNSSAAEEEEEEEEEEEEEEDGEGSCAAGPAGSGCKRKRARGGGPGGKKAVSGPRGPAPEGKQSQRNAANARERARMRVLSKAFSRLKTSLPWVPPDTKLSKLDTLRLASSYIAHLRQLLQEDRYENGYVHPVNLTWPFVVSGRPDSDTKEVSTASRLCGTTA; from the exons ATGTCCACGGGCTCCGGGAGCGAGGCGGAGGAGCTGCCCGAGATGGACCTGCGGGCGCTGCAGCTGGACtacccgccgccgccggccaAGCGCCAGCCCCGCGGCGAGCTCTACCCGTCGGGAGACAACTCCTCAgcggcggaggaggaggaggaagaagaagaggaggaggaggaggaagaggacgGCGAGGGCAgctgcgcggcggggccggcgggcagCGGCTGCAAGAGGaagcgggcgcggggcggcggccccgggggcaAGAAGGCGGTGTCGGGGCCGCGGGGGCCGGCGCCGGAGGGAAAGCAGTCCCAGCGCAACGCGGCCAACGCGCGGGAGCGAGCGCGGATGCGGGTGCTGAGCAAGGCGTTCTCCCGGCTGAAGACCAGCCTGCCCTGGGTGCCACCCGACACCAAGCTCTCCAAGCTGGACACGCTGCGCCTGGCGTCCAGCTACATCGCCCACCTccggcagctcctgcaggaggaCCGCTACGAGAACGGATACGTCCACCCCGTCAACTTG acTTGGCCGTTTGTGGTTTCAGGAAGACCTGATTCTGACACCAAAGAAGTTTCTACTGCCAGCAGATTATGTGGGACTACTGCATAG